The following proteins are co-located in the Anomalospiza imberbis isolate Cuckoo-Finch-1a 21T00152 chromosome 1, ASM3175350v1, whole genome shotgun sequence genome:
- the RIOK1 gene encoding serine/threonine-protein kinase RIO1: protein MDYRALVMSQVVPGQFDDADCSDSESVEDTEACKEGEVPENCQLCTCEEVNAEEGDGDDDNDAEEDDEDWDWDDEVGRLTKRHNAAGGCNPQANRQTPNCSSAKLSTPAGKVLRKFEHKINLDKLNFDDSVINRVTEKSRQKEADMYRVKDKSDRATVEQVLDPRTRIILFKMLSRGIISEINGCISTGKEANVYHASTANGENRAIKIYKTSILMFKDRDKYVSGEFRFRHGYCKGNPRKMVKTWAEKEMRNLIRLNTAQIPCPEPIMLRSHVLVMGFIGKGDRPAPLLKNAQLSDSKVRELYLQIIQYMRRMYQDARLVHADLSEFNMLYHGGDVYIIDVSQSVEHDHPHALEFLRKDCANVNDFFQKHNVAVMTVRELFEFITDPSITSENIDDYLSKAMEIASKRTEEERSSQDKVDEEVFKKAYIPRTLTEVKNYERDVDIMMKLKEEDMALNVQQDNILYQTVTGLKKDLSGVQKIPALLEEADNSETDSDDDDDDGGSSEDSDSCCKESVHPKDKPVEVSMDKKERKKMVKEAQREKRKTKIPKHVKKRKEKTAKMKKGK, encoded by the exons ATGGATTACCGAGCGCTGGTGATGAGCCAGGTCGTGCCCGGGCAGTTCGACGATGCGGACTGCTCGGACAG TGAATCTGTGGAAGACACAGAAGCGTGTAAAGAGGGTGAGGTCCCTGAGAACTGCCAGTTATGCACGTGTGAAGAAGTTAATGCTGAGGAAGGAGATGGTGATGATGACAATGATGCTGAAGAGGATGATGaagactgggactgggatgatGAGGTGGGAAGACTCACGAAGCGCCACAATGCTGCTGGTGGATGCAATCCACAG GCAAATAGGCAGACCCCTAATTGCTCTTCAGCAAAACTGTCAACCCCTGCAGGCAAGGTTTTAAGAAAATTTGAACACAAAATCAATTTAG ATAAGCTAAATTTTGATGACTCTGTTATAAACAGAGTCACAGAAAAGTCTAGACAGAAGGAAGCAGACAT GTACCGAGTCAAAGACAAGTCAGACAGAGCAACAGTAGAACAG GTGTTGGACCCAAGGACCCGAATCATTCTGTTCAAGATGCTCTCTAGAGGTATCATATCAGAAATCAATGGCTGCATCAGCACAGGGAAAGAA GCCAATGTATATCATGCCAGTACTGcaaatggagagaacagagcaATAAAGATTTACAAAACCTCTATTCTGATGTTTAAAGATCGGGATAAGTATGTGAGTGGTGAATTCAG atttCGTCATGGATACTGCAAAGGCAACCCAAGAAAAATGGTGAAGACATGGGCCGAAAAAGAAATGAGGAATTTAATAAG GTTGAATACAGCCCAGATACCTTGCCCAGAACCAATAATGCTAAGGAGTCATGTGCTTGTCATGGGCTTTATTGGTAAAGGTGATAG GCCTGCTCCTCTGCTGAAGAATGCTCAGTTGTCTGACTCCAAAGTCCGGGAGCTGTACCTACAGATCATCCAGTACATGAGAAGAATGTACCAAGATGCCAGACTTGTTCACGCAGATCTCAGTGAATTTAATATGCT GTACCACGGAGGGGACGTGTACATCATTGATGTGTCTCAGTCTGTGGAGCATGACCACCCGCACGCACTGGAGTTCCTGCGCAAGGATTGTGCCAACGTTAACG ACTTTTTCCAGAAGCACAATGTTGCAGTGATGACAGTGAGGGAGCTGTTTGAATTTATTACTGATCCTTCTATCACAAGTGAAAACATTGATGACTATCTGTCTAAG GCAATGGAAATAGCATCGAAGAGAACAGAGGAGGAAAGATCCAGTCAAGATAAAGTGGATGAGGAA GTATTTAAAAAGGCCTACATACCTCGAACTCTGACTGAAGTTAAAAACTATGAGAGGGACGTGGACATAATGATGAAATTGAAAGAAGAGGATATGGCATTGAATGTTCAGCAAGATAAT ATTCTCTACCAGACAGTGACAGGACTGAAGAAGGATTTGTCTGGTGTTCAGAAG ATTCCTGCACTCCTTGAAGAGGCAGACAATTCAGAAACAGActctgatgatgatgatgatgatggtggcAGCTCAGAGGACTCTGATTCGTGCTGTAAAGAATCTGTACATCCCAAAGATAAACCTGTTGAAGTTAGCATGGACAAAAAG gaaaggaaaaagatggTTAAAGAAGcccaaagagaaaagagaaaaaccaaaatcccaaagcatgtgaagaagaggaaagaaaagactgCAAAAATGAAGAAAGGCAAATAA